One stretch of Harmonia axyridis chromosome 1, icHarAxyr1.1, whole genome shotgun sequence DNA includes these proteins:
- the LOC123688735 gene encoding protein lin-28 homolog, producing the protein MNGFRSLGNEEEVEFDCVFSGKGLEATNVTGPLANDCRGSNRKPAGKKRFRKLKCYNCGEFANHIAAKCCLGPQPKRCHACKSVDHLIADCPSKTEQQKTDLEETNKNGVKEDEQKENVIAATSTEQQTD; encoded by the coding sequence ATGAACGGTTTTCGTTCTCTGGGAAATGAAGAAGAGGTGGAGTTCGACTGTGTCTTCTCTGGTAAGGGTTTAGAAGCTACAAATGTAACCGGCCCCCTAGCAAATGACTGTAGAGGATCCAACAGAAAGCCTGCTGGAAAAAAAAGGTTTCGTAAGTTGAAGTGCTACAACTGCGGTGAGTTCGCAAACCACATTGCAGCGAAATGTTGTTTAGGACCTCAGCCTAAACGATGTCATGCATGTAAAAGCGTAGATCATCTTATTGCAGACTGCCCATCAAAAACCGAGCAACAAAAGACTGATTTGGAAGAAACTAATAAGAATGGTGTTAAAGAGGATGAACAAAAGGAAAATGTCATTGCTGCAACATCAACAGAACAGCAGACGGATTaa